Part of the Brassica oleracea var. oleracea cultivar TO1000 chromosome C8, BOL, whole genome shotgun sequence genome is shown below.
AAACAAGCCTTTTTGGACCACGAGGTAAGAGAATGATCATCATACAAAAAGTATTGGAGCCTATTTGTCATGTCTTGACTAAAAATTTTATTTTTTTCAATAGTTAGGTCCGTCTACACCAAACTCCTTTTGTTGTTTTATAAAATAGTATTATATTATATCAGAATTTTGTTTAATTCATAGTTTTTGTATAATATAGTAGAGTGCTAGAAGAAAAAACAAGAGTTTGTTGTTACATTAAATGGTAAAAGTTATTGGAGTTGATGGGTGTTTAATTTGGTGGTCGAAATAGCCAACTCTAGAGTAGAAGACAAAAGAATAAAAAGTAAAGTGGTAAAGTTGTTAAATGAAATGATAATGAAAATTGGCTAAACGGCATAATAAAATTGGACTCGTGATTATTACAAAAATAAAATTAAAAACGTGATTATTACAAAAACTATATATGTTAACCGATCAGAACTCAAATGTAATAAAAAAAAAAGAAAGGAGACCAAATCAAAGAGAGATACGAATCGAAAACGGCGCCGTTGGGAAGTTCGGCGTAAATAAAATAAAAAGAGTCTCATCGGCGTCGGTGGGAAAATGATTAACCGCTGGCCATTAACGCAACACGGCTTTCTTATAACACACAGACATCGAGACAGAGATTGAAAGTGGTCCACTTCTCTCTCTCTCTCTCTCTTTACATCAAAGAAGAAGACAAACCAGAGCAAAAAGAGCCGTTGAAGCCTAGAAATCTAACCCTTCTCTTTCAATCTCAACACAACAGAGAGAGAAGAGAAAAAGAGGCATCTTTTGAAGTCATGGCGGGTTTAAACGACGACGTCTCAGTCGACATTGAAGAGATCTCCAATGGTGGAAAGGTTTTGTTTTTGACACACACACACATTCAGCTCCGAAATTTACTTTCTTTATTTGTCTTCTTTCCTCTTTCGTTTTCCTATGTATCTTTTTATGGCAAATTAGATTCGTCTCATTTCATTTTTTCTCTCTTATGGGTTCATAGTTTTCCTAATTAGCTTCCAATCTCAGTGGTAATTACTGTATAATTGAGAGAAATATATTCACTTTCCGATTGAAACCAGTGTAATATTATTAGCTGTTTTTGTCAAATTAGATTTAGTTTTTATGACAAGTTGGATCTTTAAAAAAAAAAAGTTGTTTTACTTTTGTCTGATGATAATCCTCTGAAGGAAATCTGTCAACTTGGGTGTTTGGTTTATTCGAATCTCCTTTTCTTCTGCATAAAAGGTCAAGAGACTCCCTTGAAAAAATGGTATCTTTTTTTGATGCTCTATGATTGATATATGATGTCTGACTTTTTTTTAGTGACAACTTATCTCTTCTGCTGATTTTCTGAGTCTTTGCACATGGGAGAATCTAATTGAGAACCTTTTTTTTATTTTTATTTTGTGTGGTCTGGAACAAAGTTGGAATGTTCCTTTCTTAGCTGTAGTAGTTAGTACCTGCTTAAAACAAGAATAAAATTGAAAAGACTTATTGTGGTTTCTCTGAGCTGATTTTGGATGAGACTAATGGTGTGTGTCTGTATATGATAATCAAGCTTGTGGCATTGTAGTTTGGATAGACTGATTCAGTTCTTTCTTTGTTTTGATCTTTTTGGCAGGAGCATCATGTCAAAACATGCCATGGTTTGGTTTCAGTTGTAGTCTATGGAGACCAAGAGAAGCCAGCATTGATCACTTACCCTGATGTAGCATTAAATTGTAAGAGTAGTGGTGAAAATATATGCAGTGGTTTATATTCACTTTCACATAAACCTGATGTTAGATTGTTATGTTTGGCTAGACTTGTCTTGCTTCCAAGGGCTGTTTCTCTGCCCTGAAGCAGTGTCTTTGCTCCTCCATAACTTCTGCATCTACCATATTAGTCCCCCTGGACATGAGGTTTGCAAATTTGATTCTCTTGTTTGTTATATCTACTTTTGCTGCTGCTTGCTCACGTTTTGTCGTTTCTACAAAGAGTTTTTGTAGTTCGGAGCTGCTCCAGTTTGTTCCACTGATCCGTCGCCTTCTGTTGAAGACCTTGCTGACCAGATTCTCGAAGTCTTGAACTTCTTTAGGTAAAGCTTGAATCAACTAACAACTCTCACACTTGAACATTGGGAGTAACTTTATAAATCCTTAAAAAAATGTGTTTAATGTCTTCCTTGCAGACTGGAGTCAGTAATGTGCATGGGGATCACTGCTGGTGCCTACATCCTCTCCTTATTTGCTGTATGTACTTATTGAGGCTCCTTGAGGATTTATTTGTAGCTACAATTCTTTTTTTTCCATTACTTATCAGCCATCAATGATTGTTTTATGGTTTTGCAGATAAAACATAAAGATCGAGTTTTGGGTCTGATTCTGATATCGCCTCTATGCAAAGCACCCTCATGGTCTGAATGGTTTTATTACAAGGTTTAGTTTTATAAAAAAAAAAATCTACAAAAAGTCACACACTCTTAATTCGCATCCAGACGAGTATATAAACATGTTGTTAGTACTAACGTTCTGCAGGTAGTGTCAAACTTGTTGTACTATTATGGCATGTCTGGATTGTTAAAAGATCGTTTCCTTCAGAGGTACTTCAGTAAGGTAAATATTCCCCACCCTGCATATGTAATGTAAACTCTCAATAGACTTCGATTTTTTGAAACTGTTTTATATAATCACGACAGGAAGCTCGTGGTAGCTCTGAAGTTCCAGAGAGGGATGTAGTACATGAATGCAGAAGGGTCAGTCAGTGCTTTATTAAACTCAGTACTAGTCTTTCAGTTGAATACGGTTTTTCTTCACCTTAAAATTGTTGTAACACTCATGATGTGTTTGTCTCAGCTGCTTGGTGAAAGACACGGTGTTAGCCTTAGGAGGTTTCTGGAAGCAATCAACAGGAGACATGACATAACTGATGGGTTGAGAAGTTTAAAATGCCGTACACTCATATTTGTTGGAGACCAATCTCCTTTCCACTCTGAGACTCTTCACATGGTGGCTGCATTAGACAGAAAAAACAGCGCCTTGGTTGAGGTATGCAGGTTTAATGCAACTAAAAGCTCTGGGGACATTTTCTGATGTTGTTTGTTTTGAGATATTATTGTAGGTGCAAGCTTGTGGATCAATGGTGACAGAAGAGCAACCACATGCGATGTTGATACCAATGGAGTTCTTTTTCATGGGCTTTGGGTTGTACCGGCCTGGTCGGGTTAGTGATAGTCCTACGAGTCCACTCAGCCCGTCGTGCATTTCGCCTGAGCTTCTGTCTCCGGAGAGTCTTGGTTTGAAGCTTAAGCCAATAAAGACTCGGGTTCCCACCAAATGCTAAAGAAACCATTGATTCTTTTTTTCATATTCTTTAATTGAATTGTATTTCTTGTTGTACTCTATTATGTAGTCGATTAACTCGTAAACACTTTTATTTTAGAGATACTAGTTTTATGGGTTGATGATATCATTACAATACGTTTGAAGGTTGTTTCTAGATGAAAGAAACTACACTAAGAAAAAAAAAATAGAATTTCCTACCCATTTTTTACCCAAAAATAAAAAATCACAAAACATGATTAAAAGAAAAAAAATGAAGCAAAGTTACAAGTCTTCGTGTAAGAGATTTTATACAGTTTCCTCTTTGGGTTTTTTTCTCCTGATCTCGCGAAACATCTATACATCCAGAACACAATATCGAGGGTTCCTCCACATTCATTGCCTTAGTCTTGAGATCAAATGTGGCGGCTTTGATGTTGTACTGAAATATCATCTAAGAATCGTGAAGAGAACCTTGGATCATTAGTGATATACGCTTTGCACTCTCCGAATGATACAAATCTCCTCCTTTCAAACCAATCTGATACACAGATGAAGGCCAAAAAAAAGGTCCAAAAAGTTCAGATTGAGCCAAAAGCTGTAGAGAGAGAGACACAGAGATGTTTTAGAATATACCTCAGTCGAGCTATCCGGAGAGAACCACCGTAAGAGCACCCCTAAATGTACTACGGCTGGTATCAACTTGAATAGGAATGGTGTCGTTACCTGCAAAACATATTACTTACTTTAATATTTACTAAACAAATTTTTTTTTGGGGCATGTGAAATCTACTCCGCTATTCCTTGAGAAAGCAAAATAAACACACAAAAAATGGACCATTACCAAACTTAAAGCAGTTGTTCCCAGAAGCAGGAGGTAGAGTTTGCTCTGAAAATAAACACACACCCCTTTCCTTAATATAGCTCAAGAAAAGCAACATGGTACACGCGGTCTGGAAGACGCATTTGATTGCTTACCTCAATTAGGTGAAGATTAGATGCTCGACTTAGCAGAACAAAAGCAAATTCCCCAATCTGCGCAAGTGACATTCCAACCTATAGACAAAAGAAAACTCTGAGGCCTCTTTCTCCTCACGAGAAGGTTTGGAATTTTATATGAAAGTAGGTCCACTTCTTACAAGTACTGCAGTTCTGTTATTGTATCCAAAGACTTTAACAACGATCGCAACTACCACGGTCTTTATCACTATCACTAGCAACACTGCTGCTACCAGGATGTCAACATGGTTCCACAAGAAGTGCATATGTATCAACATTCCAATACTAGCAAGGAATAGTGCCGCAAAAAAATTCCGTATGGGTTCCACCTGCAAAGGGGCACATAAACAATAACCACGGCTGATGTATAAGGTAGAAGTATATTTTTTGTACTATTAGACAAAGACGGGTAATGTATTTCATCAAGAATTCAACGACACCTTTAGAAATAAAGATTGTCCAAAGAAACTGGAAAGATACTCTAAGGTACGAAAGAATCAAACTTGACTTCTTACTTGTTCAAGAGTGTGCTGAGCAAGATCAGTTGTTGAGATCATCACTCCCGCCGCAAAGGAACCCAACTCAAGACTTAAACCGAGTTTGTCACTACACTGAAGAAACCAAACCGATACTGTGGTTTTATGAATTCAAATATTTGAGAGGCACACATGTGCAGACGGACGATAGGTAAGAAGAACAAGTGGTCAGAGAC
Proteins encoded:
- the LOC106312354 gene encoding pollen-specific protein SF21 isoform X1, with the translated sequence MAGLNDDVSVDIEEISNGGKEHHVKTCHGLVSVVVYGDQEKPALITYPDVALNYLSCFQGLFLCPEAVSLLLHNFCIYHISPPGHEFGAAPVCSTDPSPSVEDLADQILEVLNFFRLESVMCMGITAGAYILSLFAIKHKDRVLGLILISPLCKAPSWSEWFYYKVVSNLLYYYGMSGLLKDRFLQRYFSKEARGSSEVPERDVVHECRRLLGERHGVSLRRFLEAINRRHDITDGLRSLKCRTLIFVGDQSPFHSETLHMVAALDRKNSALVEVQACGSMVTEEQPHAMLIPMEFFFMGFGLYRPGRVSDSPTSPLSPSCISPELLSPESLGLKLKPIKTRVPTKC
- the LOC106312354 gene encoding pollen-specific protein SF21 isoform X3; protein product: MEHHVKTCHGLVSVVVYGDQEKPALITYPDVALNYLSCFQGLFLCPEAVSLLLHNFCIYHISPPGHEFGAAPVCSTDPSPSVEDLADQILEVLNFFRLESVMCMGITAGAYILSLFAIKHKDRVLGLILISPLCKAPSWSEWFYYKVVSNLLYYYGMSGLLKDRFLQRYFSKEARGSSEVPERDVVHECRRLLGERHGVSLRRFLEAINRRHDITDGLRSLKCRTLIFVGDQSPFHSETLHMVAALDRKNSALVEVQACGSMVTEEQPHAMLIPMEFFFMGFGLYRPGRVSDSPTSPLSPSCISPELLSPESLGLKLKPIKTRVPTKC
- the LOC106312354 gene encoding pollen-specific protein SF21 isoform X2, with protein sequence MRLMEHHVKTCHGLVSVVVYGDQEKPALITYPDVALNYLSCFQGLFLCPEAVSLLLHNFCIYHISPPGHEFGAAPVCSTDPSPSVEDLADQILEVLNFFRLESVMCMGITAGAYILSLFAIKHKDRVLGLILISPLCKAPSWSEWFYYKVVSNLLYYYGMSGLLKDRFLQRYFSKEARGSSEVPERDVVHECRRLLGERHGVSLRRFLEAINRRHDITDGLRSLKCRTLIFVGDQSPFHSETLHMVAALDRKNSALVEVQACGSMVTEEQPHAMLIPMEFFFMGFGLYRPGRVSDSPTSPLSPSCISPELLSPESLGLKLKPIKTRVPTKC